The window CCGTCCTCGACCGCACCGGCGCGACCCGCGACGCCTTCGACCGGACGTTCGCCTAGGCCGCCTAGGCCAGAGTGGCGTCCAGTTCGATCTTCACGCCGGTCAGCGCGGCCGACACGGGGCAGGTCTGCTTGGCCTGCTCGGCGATCTCAAGGAACTTCGCCTCGTCGGCGCCCGGCACCTCGGCCCGCACGGTCAGCAGGATGCCGGTGATCCCGAATCCCTCGCCGACCTTCCCGAACTCCACCTTCGCCGAGGTCTCCATCCGGGTCGGCGGGATCCCGGCGCGGGCCAGCAGCGCGGAGAACTGCATGCAGTAGCAGGACGAGTGGGCCGCGGCGATCAGCTCCTCCGGGCTGGTCTTCCCGTTGGGCTCCTCGGTGCGGGCGGGCCAAGACACCCCGAACGAGCCCAGGCCCGAGCTGTCCAGGTTCACCGTGCCCGACCCGCTCGCCAGGTCGC is drawn from Actinokineospora alba and contains these coding sequences:
- a CDS encoding OsmC family protein codes for the protein MTDRTATAKWTGDLASGSGTVNLDSSGLGSFGVSWPARTEEPNGKTSPEELIAAAHSSCYCMQFSALLARAGIPPTRMETSAKVEFGKVGEGFGITGILLTVRAEVPGADEAKFLEIAEQAKQTCPVSAALTGVKIELDATLA